The nucleotide sequence ATTTGCACGAACTCTACTTCCGCTTCCTTGCTATGTAATTCAATCTTTTTAATGATTCGGTCGAGCTTGGCCCTCACTGTTGGGTACGATACACCGTACTCATCAGCCATCCCCTTGAGAGAACCCGAACTGATAATAAACTTCCTGATAAATTCGAGCGTCTCCTTGTCCAGAGCTAACACCCAAGATGGAATTTCGTCGCGTTCCATGAATCGCCCCGCCTCCTAACTTTAATTATTTTAAGATAAACTTTAATTTTATTCAAGTATTCTTTAATAAAACGAAAATCAACCATAAAAAAGGAGCATCCTCACCTGA is from Brevibacillus brevis and encodes:
- a CDS encoding DUF2089 family protein, which codes for MERDEIPSWVLALDKETLEFIRKFIISSGSLKGMADEYGVSYPTVRAKLDRIIKKIELHSKEAEVEFVQMIKNLVIDERMSLEVAKLIIEKYKQERDENR